One window from the genome of Thermococcus siculi encodes:
- the ppcA gene encoding phosphoenolpyruvate carboxylase — MIPRLMSTQHPDNVYIPFFASSPVMGGEDEVTEAFYAFNVLGMGEQMWDFEGKEVDEFVVKKLFERHGHFFRRRRLGREFRLTPRVPNPSVEKAEAKLLLETLETIPRSADYARIFYSEEAAPIFEVILPMATSPVELNRVYELYRRYIAGKQYKRVYDIKLHEWIGEFYPKEISVIPLFETKEAILGAAAVVAEYLKGKEFEYQRVFLARSDPALNYGLISAVLYDKKALFDLQVLEEETGVEVYPIVGVGGAPFRGHFTPENVDAVMDEYPSAQTYTVQSSFKYDWPTKEVMKAVERVKSRRRGRADPVPEEVFSLLKKYEERYSRELKALAPYIREIAKYVPSRRRRKLHIGLFGYSREVNGSALPRAIKFTASLYSIGIPPELLGLSALSERELDEISDHYLGLYRDIEFAFRYFNPSVVEKFPFLGPLPEMAKSYERDEGHGEITSAILSGQPNESLVVEAAGIRGFLG, encoded by the coding sequence ATGATACCAAGACTGATGAGCACTCAGCATCCTGACAACGTTTACATACCATTCTTCGCCAGTTCCCCTGTGATGGGTGGAGAGGACGAGGTGACGGAGGCCTTCTACGCCTTCAACGTCCTCGGGATGGGCGAGCAGATGTGGGACTTTGAGGGCAAAGAGGTGGACGAGTTCGTCGTCAAAAAGCTCTTCGAACGCCATGGGCACTTCTTCAGACGCCGCAGGCTGGGCAGGGAGTTCAGGCTGACCCCCAGGGTTCCCAACCCGAGCGTGGAAAAGGCCGAGGCAAAGCTCCTCCTCGAAACCCTTGAGACAATCCCCCGCTCCGCGGACTACGCCCGAATATTCTACAGTGAGGAAGCTGCCCCGATATTTGAGGTCATCCTGCCGATGGCGACCTCCCCTGTCGAGCTGAACAGGGTTTATGAACTATACCGGCGCTACATAGCGGGGAAGCAGTACAAGAGGGTCTACGACATAAAGCTCCATGAGTGGATAGGTGAGTTCTACCCCAAGGAGATAAGCGTTATCCCCCTCTTCGAGACGAAGGAGGCCATCCTGGGCGCGGCTGCGGTCGTGGCCGAGTACCTGAAGGGAAAAGAGTTCGAATACCAGAGGGTCTTTCTGGCCAGGAGCGACCCCGCACTGAACTACGGCCTGATAAGTGCTGTGCTCTACGATAAAAAGGCCCTCTTTGACCTCCAGGTGCTGGAAGAGGAGACGGGCGTTGAGGTGTACCCCATCGTCGGCGTCGGCGGCGCTCCCTTCAGGGGGCACTTTACGCCGGAAAACGTGGACGCGGTGATGGACGAGTACCCGAGTGCCCAGACCTACACCGTTCAGAGTTCGTTCAAATACGACTGGCCCACGAAGGAAGTTATGAAGGCCGTTGAGCGGGTTAAATCCAGGAGGAGGGGGCGTGCGGATCCCGTGCCGGAGGAGGTGTTCTCCCTCCTTAAGAAGTACGAGGAGAGGTATTCAAGGGAGCTAAAGGCGCTCGCACCCTACATCAGGGAGATTGCAAAGTACGTCCCGTCCAGAAGGCGGAGGAAGCTCCATATAGGTCTCTTTGGCTATTCAAGGGAAGTGAACGGCTCGGCCCTGCCGAGGGCCATAAAGTTCACCGCGTCGCTCTACTCCATTGGAATCCCCCCGGAGCTGCTCGGCCTGAGTGCACTCAGCGAGAGGGAGCTGGATGAGATTTCCGACCACTACCTCGGCCTGTACAGGGACATCGAGTTCGCTTTCCGCTATTTCAACCCATCTGTCGTTGAGAAGTTCCCGTTCCTCGGTCCCCTTCCGGAGATGGCGAAGAGCTACGAGCGGGACGAGGGTCACGGGGAGATAACCTCCGCGATACTCTCTGGACAGCCCAACGAGTCCCTTGTGGTGGAAGCAGCCGGAATACGGGGTTTCCTGGGATAG
- the mobA gene encoding molybdenum cofactor guanylyltransferase, with the protein MQAVVIAFPEKRWENYTIPINDEPVVKLTEQRLLMSKRIDEVITIVRKDKLRTYSLHVMNPVPVQAGNKMEALLKAMPDGPFFLSEGNMPLIQPFLVNYLTGLFYENEPEALIPVWKDGTAEVTHAIYEPSALEDAINAALAEGYRSLGRITEFLDYEPVPIEELAKRNPKVTLSFFRVRNSFDVRFAEESLKGL; encoded by the coding sequence ATGCAGGCAGTGGTCATAGCGTTTCCGGAGAAGAGGTGGGAGAACTACACGATACCAATAAACGACGAACCCGTTGTGAAGCTCACGGAGCAGAGACTTTTGATGAGCAAGAGGATAGACGAGGTCATCACAATTGTCAGGAAGGACAAGCTGCGGACTTATTCTCTCCACGTCATGAACCCGGTTCCGGTTCAGGCAGGGAACAAGATGGAGGCACTTTTGAAGGCGATGCCGGACGGACCGTTCTTCCTCTCCGAGGGCAACATGCCGCTGATACAGCCCTTCCTGGTGAACTATCTGACCGGCCTCTTCTACGAGAACGAGCCGGAGGCGCTGATTCCAGTCTGGAAGGACGGAACGGCTGAAGTTACGCACGCAATATATGAGCCTTCCGCGCTTGAGGACGCAATAAACGCGGCCCTTGCAGAGGGCTACAGAAGTTTGGGTCGCATAACGGAGTTCCTTGACTACGAACCGGTACCGATCGAGGAACTGGCAAAGAGAAACCCCAAGGTAACGCTCAGCTTCTTCAGAGTCAGGAACTCCTTTGATGTCCGCTTTGCCGAGGAGAGCCTGAAGGGGCTGTAA
- a CDS encoding pyrolysin, whose translation MAIAGGGYVSAKPLTQYNVLILKDANAWGSPVVENTLSDLNITYRVMNSSELQSVTTSELVNDYDMIIIVSDQPQGFYDRIGPQMGKLEDYVRAGRTLEIHAANWGWGGGLWTTPLPRNVTIVQSYSNYDYVIPDNITLYSTYSSHGYFVNLPADATIITVQAPGGVPDYNKPSTAIYSLGSGKVFVTGLTIEYSVAYRGPEWKSFYERIVLENLGYSQVTPPTPQPTPSGIDVMLFNFYYYIQYQRNLEAFNELYPQAVEGGVDNETLALALMENQTAGEYYANASQYGPVVANFPRIYIFIDLRKAALHQKQAVEILKEAMATP comes from the coding sequence ATGGCTATTGCGGGAGGGGGTTACGTTTCTGCGAAGCCGCTTACCCAGTACAACGTTTTGATTCTAAAGGACGCAAATGCGTGGGGTTCTCCCGTCGTCGAGAACACGCTGAGCGACCTGAACATTACATACCGGGTCATGAACAGCTCGGAGCTTCAGAGCGTGACCACATCGGAGCTTGTGAACGATTACGATATGATCATCATCGTCAGCGACCAGCCCCAAGGCTTTTACGACAGGATAGGCCCGCAGATGGGCAAGCTTGAGGATTACGTGAGGGCTGGAAGAACCCTTGAGATACACGCGGCCAACTGGGGATGGGGAGGCGGACTCTGGACGACGCCCCTGCCGAGGAACGTCACGATAGTCCAGAGCTACTCGAATTACGATTACGTGATTCCGGACAACATAACACTCTACAGCACGTACTCAAGCCACGGTTACTTCGTCAACCTGCCCGCGGACGCGACGATAATAACGGTCCAAGCACCGGGTGGAGTTCCAGACTACAACAAACCCAGCACGGCCATCTACTCGCTCGGAAGCGGAAAAGTCTTCGTTACGGGCCTGACAATAGAGTACAGTGTCGCCTACCGGGGACCCGAATGGAAGAGCTTCTACGAGAGAATAGTTCTCGAAAATCTGGGGTACTCCCAGGTAACACCGCCAACCCCGCAGCCTACTCCAAGTGGGATAGACGTGATGCTCTTCAACTTCTACTACTACATCCAGTACCAGAGGAACCTCGAGGCCTTCAACGAACTCTACCCACAGGCGGTCGAGGGGGGAGTGGACAACGAGACGCTGGCCCTCGCACTGATGGAGAACCAGACCGCTGGAGAGTACTACGCCAACGCCAGCCAGTACGGACCCGTGGTGGCAAACTTCCCGAGGATATACATCTTTATTGACCTCAGGAAGGCCGCGCTGCACCAGAAACAGGCGGTGGAAATATTGAAAGAGGCGATGGCCACCCCGTGA
- a CDS encoding biotin transporter BioY, producing MNAREVAYAGLFAALTAVGAQIAVPIGPVPFTLQVLLVLLSGLILGSRLGLISQLVYLATGAVGFPVFAEFSGGFAHLYGPTGGYLLAFPIAAFLVGYATERAGETVRGMALGSLLGVGVIYLLGWLRLGFFMAGDFEKAFTLGVLPFVPFDVLKAAIALGVAKTVRKMVEVA from the coding sequence ATGAACGCGAGGGAAGTGGCCTACGCGGGACTCTTCGCGGCTTTGACTGCCGTCGGCGCCCAGATAGCGGTTCCAATCGGCCCCGTTCCGTTCACTCTCCAGGTTCTCCTCGTCCTCCTCAGCGGCCTGATTCTGGGTTCGAGGCTTGGGTTGATAAGCCAGCTGGTCTACCTTGCTACCGGTGCCGTGGGCTTTCCAGTCTTTGCCGAGTTTTCCGGCGGCTTCGCCCACCTCTACGGCCCCACCGGCGGCTACCTGCTGGCTTTCCCAATAGCTGCGTTTCTGGTCGGATACGCTACCGAGAGGGCAGGGGAGACGGTCAGGGGAATGGCACTCGGCTCGCTCCTTGGAGTGGGTGTTATCTACCTCCTCGGCTGGCTTCGCCTGGGGTTCTTCATGGCGGGGGATTTTGAGAAAGCGTTCACCCTCGGAGTGCTTCCCTTCGTGCCCTTCGACGTCCTGAAGGCGGCGATAGCCCTGGGCGTTGCGAAAACCGTGAGAAAAATGGTGGAAGTGGCGTGA
- a CDS encoding energy-coupling factor ABC transporter ATP-binding protein: MIRVKNLWHVYENGREALRGIDFEMGDEIVALVGQNGSGKTTLAKHLNGLLKPTRGVVKVDGMNTREHTVAELSRRVGYVFQNPEHMFFEENVFREVAFGPKNLGLDDDEIEERVRWALRAVNLEGYEERTPYSLSGGEKQRLAIACVLAMRPKYLVLDEPTTGLDGRSSASVVDAIRKLHSDGHGILLITHDMELVLELAERVVLLHNGKKVFDGPVEGFFSLELHDYGLEKPELLRISERVGAGFVRTPAELVEFLAGGAG, from the coding sequence ATGATCCGGGTTAAAAACCTTTGGCACGTCTACGAGAACGGCAGGGAGGCCCTGAGGGGAATAGACTTCGAGATGGGGGACGAGATAGTGGCCCTCGTCGGTCAGAACGGCAGCGGGAAGACGACGCTCGCCAAGCACCTCAACGGTCTGCTGAAGCCGACGAGAGGAGTGGTTAAAGTAGACGGGATGAACACGAGGGAGCACACGGTCGCGGAGCTGAGCAGAAGGGTCGGCTACGTCTTCCAGAATCCGGAGCATATGTTCTTTGAGGAGAACGTCTTCAGGGAGGTAGCCTTCGGGCCAAAGAACCTCGGGCTGGACGATGACGAGATAGAGGAGCGCGTCAGGTGGGCGCTCAGGGCGGTCAATCTGGAGGGCTACGAGGAGAGGACACCATACTCGCTGAGCGGTGGCGAGAAGCAGAGGCTCGCGATAGCCTGCGTTCTCGCGATGAGGCCGAAGTACCTGGTGCTCGACGAGCCAACGACGGGACTGGACGGGAGAAGCTCAGCGAGTGTCGTCGATGCAATAAGAAAGCTCCACTCTGACGGGCACGGAATTCTTCTCATAACCCACGACATGGAGCTGGTTCTGGAGCTGGCAGAGAGGGTTGTTCTGCTTCACAATGGGAAGAAAGTCTTCGACGGCCCTGTGGAGGGGTTCTTCTCGCTTGAACTTCACGATTACGGGCTTGAAAAGCCCGAACTGTTGAGAATAAGCGAGAGGGTCGGGGCAGGTTTCGTGAGAACCCCCGCCGAGCTGGTAGAGTTCCTGGCTGGTGGTGCGGGATGA
- a CDS encoding energy-coupling factor transporter transmembrane component T family protein — protein sequence MIYPFYSEKDSLLHSLDPRVKIIGAALGIAAIMLYNDPKILIPLFFVFLLIGMFLGKVAVGEQLRLLKPLLPIVIITIIVWPLIYEPRLKGLLFGISFATRLLTFALITFLLLMTTSQRDLILGFVRLGMPYEFGLTISISLRYIPTLYILSRNIMDAQRSRGWEVEKGNFLVRAKKMTAVLIPLLVASLKTAHELSIALESRGLGASEKRTFLYDIKMGRRDYLAMGVILVLFALTLYARYGLGIGHVEIYS from the coding sequence ATGATATACCCATTCTACTCGGAGAAGGATTCACTCCTCCATTCCCTCGATCCGAGGGTCAAAATAATCGGTGCCGCCCTCGGGATAGCGGCCATAATGCTCTACAACGACCCGAAGATACTCATCCCGCTCTTCTTCGTCTTCCTGCTCATCGGGATGTTCCTCGGAAAGGTCGCGGTTGGGGAGCAGCTCAGGCTCCTGAAGCCCCTCCTGCCGATAGTCATCATAACGATAATCGTGTGGCCCCTCATCTACGAGCCGAGGCTCAAGGGGCTCCTATTCGGAATCTCCTTCGCGACCAGACTGCTCACCTTTGCCCTCATAACCTTTCTGCTGCTGATGACGACGAGTCAGCGCGACCTCATACTTGGCTTCGTCCGGCTTGGCATGCCCTACGAGTTCGGCCTGACCATATCCATATCCCTCCGCTACATTCCGACCCTTTACATCCTCTCCAGGAACATAATGGACGCCCAGAGGAGCCGTGGATGGGAGGTGGAGAAAGGCAACTTCCTCGTGAGGGCGAAGAAGATGACGGCGGTTTTAATCCCTCTCCTGGTCGCGTCGCTCAAGACGGCCCACGAGCTGAGCATAGCCCTCGAGAGCAGGGGCCTCGGGGCCTCTGAAAAGCGGACGTTTCTCTACGACATCAAGATGGGGAGGAGGGACTATCTGGCCATGGGTGTTATCCTGGTACTCTTTGCTCTTACCCTCTACGCGCGCTACGGCCTAGGAATAGGGCACGTGGAGATATACTCCTGA
- a CDS encoding DUF63 family protein — protein sequence MLESLWYRIWEFFYTYFWEPMFTRSGYNPINTLVYALLLGFGAIYTYRYILKPLRIKIDQNMFIAVTLMVIFGSTVRALVDGGILPENPLILTPGIFFTTFFIMLPVIVLDAKLKLYPRLTFGWGLILALAVNYVLVTHAKSWEPYELTLIHTAISFIPVLLLYKYRPFDRLYLYATLAHYYDIASTVVAIHFYGYREVHWLENILVQHFGAYFYYPWITIILLVVYYGLKYLVQDEEERHLWYLMVYVLGLGPAIRDPAQLVLQIGG from the coding sequence ATGCTGGAATCACTGTGGTACAGGATATGGGAGTTCTTCTACACGTACTTCTGGGAGCCTATGTTTACGAGGAGCGGCTACAACCCGATAAACACCCTCGTCTACGCCCTGCTCCTCGGCTTCGGAGCGATATACACCTACCGCTACATACTCAAGCCCCTCAGGATAAAAATCGACCAGAACATGTTCATAGCGGTCACCCTGATGGTAATTTTTGGCTCAACCGTCAGGGCACTCGTCGACGGCGGAATCCTGCCAGAAAACCCCCTGATTCTGACGCCGGGGATATTCTTCACGACGTTCTTCATAATGCTCCCCGTGATAGTTCTGGACGCCAAGCTCAAGCTCTATCCCCGGCTGACCTTCGGCTGGGGACTGATATTGGCCCTGGCGGTCAACTACGTCCTCGTAACCCACGCGAAGAGCTGGGAGCCGTACGAGCTGACGCTCATTCACACTGCAATCTCGTTTATTCCGGTACTCCTATTATACAAGTACAGGCCCTTCGACAGGCTCTACCTCTACGCGACCCTCGCCCACTACTACGACATCGCTTCCACCGTCGTTGCCATACACTTCTACGGCTACCGCGAGGTGCACTGGCTAGAGAACATCCTCGTCCAGCACTTCGGGGCCTACTTCTACTACCCATGGATAACCATTATCCTTCTGGTCGTCTACTACGGCCTCAAATACCTGGTCCAGGACGAAGAAGAGAGGCACCTCTGGTACCTGATGGTCTACGTCCTCGGCCTCGGCCCAGCCATAAGGGATCCGGCGCAGCTGGTGCTTCAGATAGGGGGCTGA
- a CDS encoding DUF5814 domain-containing protein, with protein MLFVVRPGRKKNELEAFFIENEPEKLTQMKNLKADAIYRFIMREGRLFKVLEGSQYRNPKEMEKLLRQSRIVLVNAGEWEDYFKRRLQNKRVEKAELCRLCLLEGKITVLTEGNRIKYRDEYICERCAEDELKRELRFRFRSVAMFDQAKKLLERFRDLDKVLYAFDPRFDPTRHPEITKWDELKAKHVRVERIKVDELPVPEKFREVIKSEGVKELLPVQSLAIRHGLLDGESLLVVSATASGKTLIGELAGVPKAMRGQKMLFLVPLVALANQKYEDFKRRYSRLGLRVAIRVGMSRIKTKDELVVVDTGIDADIIVGTYEGIDYLLRAGRKIGNVGTIVIDEIHMLDDEERGPRLDGLISRLRKLYPMAQFIGLSATIGNPEEMAEELGLKLVLYDERPVDLERHIIIARNESEKWRHIAVLCRAEAMRKSKQGYKGQSIVFTFSRKRTHELAAYLTSKGLKAKPYHSGLPYRQRKLTEMEFQAQMLDVVVTTAALGAGVDFPASQVIFESLAMGNKWLSVREFHQMLGRAGRPLYHEKGKVYLIVEPGRKYSAQMESSEDEVAFKILTAPIEPVIVEWSDELEQDNVLAHSCVFNRLDVIEEVQSRCLGANQNAERVLEKLAEFGFVRMKKPIVEVTPYGRAVSMSFLLPKEAAFIRENLGKKPAQWIAVKLLPFENLYLSGTLQRELEGAVRGRLSANVFSPSFASILEELDRVIPELSPNAAERLFTLYQEFFMCQEEDCTEYAMERVSDMIIELRRRGRHPTQIAEHFRKVYGLIVYPGDVFTWLDGIVRKLEAIERIARVFRVRKTEEEAKLLRREIEEGRTIQGRDLKESYRKPSNSRVQGNRASRNRQGMKRRRTG; from the coding sequence ATGCTTTTCGTCGTGAGACCCGGGAGGAAGAAGAACGAGCTTGAGGCCTTCTTCATCGAGAACGAGCCGGAGAAGCTCACTCAAATGAAGAACCTCAAAGCTGACGCTATATATCGCTTCATAATGCGCGAGGGTAGGCTCTTCAAGGTCCTTGAAGGCAGCCAGTACCGGAACCCGAAGGAGATGGAAAAACTCCTCCGCCAGTCGAGGATAGTTCTGGTGAACGCCGGCGAGTGGGAGGACTACTTCAAGAGGAGACTCCAGAACAAGCGTGTTGAGAAGGCGGAACTCTGCCGCCTCTGCCTTCTTGAGGGCAAAATAACCGTCCTCACCGAGGGGAACCGCATAAAGTACCGCGACGAATACATATGCGAGCGCTGTGCGGAAGACGAACTCAAGAGAGAACTCCGCTTCCGCTTCAGGAGCGTCGCCATGTTTGACCAGGCAAAGAAGCTCCTGGAGAGGTTCAGGGATTTGGATAAAGTTCTCTACGCCTTCGACCCGCGCTTCGACCCGACGAGGCACCCGGAGATAACCAAGTGGGACGAGCTGAAGGCGAAGCACGTCAGGGTTGAGCGGATTAAGGTCGATGAACTTCCGGTTCCGGAGAAGTTCAGGGAGGTAATCAAATCTGAGGGTGTAAAAGAACTCCTTCCGGTTCAGAGCCTGGCCATCAGGCACGGCCTCCTCGATGGCGAGAGCCTCCTCGTTGTCTCGGCAACCGCGAGCGGAAAAACTTTAATCGGCGAGCTTGCGGGAGTTCCAAAGGCGATGAGGGGCCAGAAGATGCTCTTCCTCGTTCCCCTCGTCGCTTTGGCGAATCAGAAGTACGAGGACTTTAAGCGTAGATATTCCAGGCTCGGCCTCCGCGTGGCGATAAGGGTTGGAATGAGCCGCATCAAGACAAAGGACGAGCTTGTGGTGGTTGATACCGGCATAGACGCGGACATAATCGTGGGAACCTACGAGGGCATAGACTACCTCCTCCGCGCGGGCAGGAAGATAGGAAACGTCGGGACGATAGTCATCGACGAGATTCACATGCTGGACGACGAGGAGAGAGGACCCCGCCTGGACGGCCTCATCTCAAGGTTGAGAAAGCTCTATCCAATGGCCCAGTTCATAGGTTTGAGCGCCACCATAGGCAACCCGGAGGAGATGGCGGAGGAGCTGGGCCTCAAGCTCGTTCTTTACGACGAGAGACCGGTTGATCTGGAGAGGCACATCATCATAGCGAGGAATGAGAGCGAGAAGTGGAGGCACATAGCCGTTCTCTGCCGCGCCGAGGCCATGAGAAAGTCAAAACAGGGCTACAAGGGTCAGAGCATAGTCTTCACCTTCTCAAGGAAGAGGACGCACGAGCTGGCGGCTTACCTCACGAGCAAGGGGCTGAAGGCGAAGCCCTACCACTCCGGTTTGCCGTACAGGCAGAGGAAGCTCACGGAGATGGAGTTCCAGGCCCAGATGCTCGACGTCGTTGTAACCACCGCGGCACTTGGGGCGGGCGTTGATTTTCCAGCGAGTCAGGTCATCTTCGAGAGCCTCGCCATGGGCAACAAGTGGCTCTCAGTCAGGGAGTTCCACCAGATGCTCGGAAGGGCCGGAAGGCCGCTCTACCACGAGAAGGGAAAGGTCTACCTCATAGTCGAGCCTGGCAGAAAGTACTCCGCCCAGATGGAGAGTTCGGAGGATGAGGTTGCCTTCAAGATTCTAACGGCGCCGATTGAGCCGGTCATCGTTGAGTGGAGCGACGAGCTTGAGCAGGACAACGTTCTGGCGCATTCCTGCGTCTTCAACAGGCTGGACGTCATCGAGGAAGTTCAGTCCAGATGTTTGGGCGCCAACCAGAATGCCGAGAGAGTCCTTGAGAAGCTGGCCGAGTTCGGCTTCGTGAGGATGAAAAAACCAATAGTTGAAGTCACGCCCTACGGAAGGGCCGTGAGCATGAGCTTTTTGCTCCCCAAAGAGGCCGCCTTTATCAGGGAAAACCTCGGAAAGAAGCCTGCCCAATGGATAGCGGTTAAACTGCTCCCCTTCGAGAACCTCTACCTCAGCGGTACCCTCCAGAGGGAGCTTGAGGGGGCTGTCAGAGGAAGATTGAGCGCAAACGTCTTCTCGCCGAGCTTTGCCTCGATCCTGGAGGAGCTGGACAGGGTGATTCCCGAACTGAGTCCCAACGCGGCGGAGAGACTCTTCACGCTCTACCAGGAGTTCTTCATGTGCCAAGAGGAGGACTGCACCGAGTATGCGATGGAGCGCGTCAGCGACATGATAATCGAGCTGAGGAGACGCGGAAGGCACCCTACCCAGATAGCGGAGCACTTCAGGAAGGTCTACGGTCTGATAGTCTACCCCGGCGACGTCTTCACGTGGCTCGATGGCATTGTGAGAAAACTCGAGGCCATAGAGAGGATAGCGAGGGTCTTCCGCGTGAGAAAAACCGAGGAGGAGGCTAAGCTCCTCAGGCGCGAGATCGAGGAGGGCAGGACGATACAAGGGAGAGACCTGAAGGAGAGTTACAGGAAGCCCTCAAACTCCCGGGTCCAGGGGAATAGGGCGTCTCGGAACCGGCAGGGGATGAAAAGAAGGAGGACTGGCTGA
- a CDS encoding Lrp/AsnC family transcriptional regulator produces the protein MPGVDEKDREILRILREEGRITLTELGKRVKLSPASVKNRIEKLEKLGAIRGYSALVNPTFLGEYVSVFFELKLAIDDHTVDPILRKIAGMENVEAVYRRSGDMQILVKAHFSDTEEVKAFAGRLKRLFGKNLERVEATLVIDEFKECWLPVRRPSDSR, from the coding sequence ATGCCGGGAGTTGACGAGAAGGACAGGGAGATACTGCGTATTCTCCGAGAGGAGGGCCGGATTACCCTTACCGAGCTGGGAAAACGGGTGAAGCTGTCCCCGGCCAGCGTTAAGAACAGGATTGAGAAGCTCGAAAAACTCGGCGCCATAAGGGGCTATTCCGCCCTCGTGAACCCCACGTTCCTCGGGGAGTACGTTTCGGTATTCTTCGAGCTTAAGCTCGCGATAGACGACCATACCGTCGACCCCATACTCAGGAAGATAGCGGGAATGGAGAACGTTGAAGCAGTTTACCGGAGGAGCGGCGACATGCAGATACTCGTCAAGGCCCACTTCAGCGATACCGAGGAGGTCAAGGCCTTCGCCGGAAGGCTGAAGCGCCTCTTCGGTAAGAACCTTGAGAGGGTCGAGGCAACGCTCGTGATAGACGAGTTCAAGGAGTGCTGGCTACCTGTGAGGAGGCCCTCGGACTCGAGGTAG
- a CDS encoding tyrosine--tRNA ligase, which yields MDIESRIELIRRKPTEELLTEENLRHLLEVGIPMQHYIGFEISGYIHLGTGLMAGAKIADLQKAGVKTRIFLADWHSWINDKLGGDLEVIQKVALTYFKEGMKQSIKVMGGDPDKVEFVLASEILEKGDYWQTVIDISKNVTLARMMRSITIMGRQMGEAIDFAKLIYPAMQVADIFYQGVTIAHAGMDQRKAHVIAIEVAQKLKYHALEWKGEKLKPVALHHHLLLGLQEPPVWPIESEEQFKELKTQMKMSKSKPYSAVFIHDTPEEIRAKLRKAFCPAREVKYNPVLDWAEHIIFREEPAEFTIHRPAKFGGDVTYTTFEELKRDFAEGKLHPLDLKNGVAEYLIELLKPVRDYFERHPEPLELMNQVRITR from the coding sequence ATGGACATAGAGAGCAGGATAGAACTCATCAGGAGAAAGCCCACGGAGGAGCTTTTGACGGAGGAGAACCTGAGGCACCTCCTCGAGGTTGGAATCCCGATGCAGCACTACATAGGCTTCGAAATAAGCGGTTACATTCACCTCGGAACCGGACTGATGGCCGGAGCGAAGATAGCCGACCTTCAGAAGGCCGGCGTAAAAACCAGGATCTTCCTCGCCGACTGGCACAGCTGGATAAACGACAAGCTCGGGGGAGACCTCGAGGTCATCCAGAAGGTAGCCCTGACCTACTTTAAGGAGGGCATGAAGCAGAGCATAAAGGTCATGGGCGGCGATCCCGATAAGGTCGAGTTCGTCCTGGCGAGCGAGATACTTGAAAAGGGCGACTACTGGCAGACGGTGATAGACATCTCCAAGAACGTTACCCTCGCGAGAATGATGCGCTCCATCACGATAATGGGCCGCCAGATGGGTGAGGCAATAGACTTCGCCAAGCTTATCTACCCGGCCATGCAGGTGGCCGACATATTCTACCAGGGCGTGACCATCGCCCACGCGGGAATGGATCAGAGGAAGGCCCACGTCATAGCGATTGAAGTTGCCCAGAAGCTCAAGTACCACGCCCTCGAGTGGAAGGGCGAGAAGCTCAAGCCGGTCGCGCTCCACCACCACCTTCTCCTCGGCCTGCAGGAGCCGCCGGTCTGGCCGATAGAGAGCGAGGAGCAGTTCAAGGAACTCAAGACCCAGATGAAGATGAGCAAGAGCAAGCCCTATTCAGCAGTCTTCATACACGACACGCCGGAGGAAATAAGGGCCAAGTTGAGAAAGGCCTTCTGCCCGGCAAGGGAGGTCAAATACAACCCCGTCCTGGACTGGGCCGAGCACATAATCTTCCGCGAGGAACCCGCGGAGTTCACAATCCACCGCCCGGCCAAGTTCGGCGGCGACGTTACCTACACCACCTTCGAGGAGCTGAAGAGGGACTTCGCGGAAGGAAAGCTCCACCCGCTCGACCTCAAGAACGGAGTTGCGGAATATCTCATCGAGCTGCTCAAGCCGGTCAGGGACTACTTCGAGAGGCATCCCGAACCGCTCGAACTCATGAACCAGGTGAGGATAACCCGCTGA